The following is a genomic window from Sinorhizobium fredii NGR234.
ATGTTTGGTGAGTTCTGGCTCAAGTCGCAATTCGACTCGGCCATCGCGGGTGTTACCCATCTCATTGCGGCGGATCCGGACGCCACTAACCGCCTCGCTACCAGCGCAATTGCTGCCAAGGGCGGAAAAGGCTCGAATGTCGGCCAGTACTCCAATCCGGAAGTTGACGCGCTGCTCAAGAAAGGTGCCCAAACCTTCGATCCGGAGGCGCGTCGCGAGATCTACTCCCGTATTCAGGAAATCGTTCGTGAGGACCTGCCGTTCCTGCCGTTGTTTGCGTCTACCTATGTCGTTGGTCGCAAGGAAGGTCTCGAGGGGTGGGAGCCCAATTCCAACACCCGCACGGCCTCCTGGCATGCCGCCGGATGGCGCTGGCAAAGCTGACATACGCTGCCGCCGTCGCGAGTTGCGGCGGCGGCCTATCCATTGATGCTGTCATGAAGGAGGAGAGCCAATGCGCGGCTTCCTGCTCAATCGCCTTTCACAAAGCCTCGTCCTGCTCCTGATCGTTTCGGTCATCGGGTTCGTCGTCCTGAATCTCATTCCGGGCGGCCCGTTGGCGCAATTCGGGCTTGATCCCAGCATGACACAGGATGATCTCAATCGTCTGAAGGAGCAGCTGGGGCTCAACCGCCCGCTGTGGATGCAATATCTGGACTGGGCCTGGCGCCTCGTACAGGGCGACTGGGGTCACTCCTTCCGCGACGGCGCGCCGGTCCTGGATGTGATCGGCCGTCACCTCGTTGCAACGCTGTTGTTGATGGGTTCATCCACAGTCATCGCGATCGCCATCGGCACGTGGATCGGCATTCGTGGCGCCACGCACCGCTACTCTGTCTTCGACTATCTGGCGACAGTCGGTGCGATGGTGGCGTTGTCGATCCCGACCTTCTGGTTTGGGCTTGTCGGCATCTACGTATTCTCGCTCAGGTTGGGCTGGCTGCCGGCTGGCAACATGTACACGATCGGCGACGGCTCGGCCCTGAATTACCTCCATCACCTAATCATGCCGAGTATTGTGCTGGCGCTGGTCCATGTCGCCATCTGGAGCCGCTACATGCGCACGGCGACGCTTGACGTCATCAGCCAGGAATTCGTCAAGACAGCCCGCGCCAAGGGGCTGAGCGAGCGCCGGATTTTGATGAAGCATGTCGTCGGCAATGCGCTGCTGCCAATGATCACACTTGCGGGAATGCAGCTTCCCAGCGTTCTCACTGGTGCTCTGGTCACCGAGACGGTGTTTACCTGGCCGGGGATGGGCCGGCTCTTCCTCGACAGTCTCGGCTACAGCGACTACCCGGTGGTGATGGGACTGCTCATGTTCTCGGCAATACTCGTCGTGCTTTGCAACCTGATCGCCGATATCGTCGTCGCCATCATCGATCCCCGTATTCGTCTGAGCTAAGCGCCTCATGGACGCTCAACAGGAGGCCACCATCATGACTGCAATTGTCGCAAATTCACCCCACGAGCGTTGGTGGAACAGCCGAACGGCACACCGCTTCATGAACCACCATCTGGCCCTCATCGGGATGGTAATGATCGCCGTCCTGACGCTGGCGTGCGTCCTGGGCCCGTACGTGCTGCCGTATGATTCACTCTACATCGATCTGCGCGCCCGCTTTGCTCCGCCGTTCACCGGCCACCATTATATGGGCACCGATCCACTGGGACGGGACCTGGCGGCGCGGCTGTTCATGGCGGGGCGGGTTTCCCTGCTGGTCGGCTTCTCCGCGATGCTGTTGTCGACGCTGATCGGCACCCTTGTCGGCGTGCTCGCGGGCTACCGGGGCGGCTGGATCGGCACGACGCTGATGCGGACGGTGGATGGGTTCCTGTCCTTCCCGTCGATCTTCCTGGTGCTGGCGCTTGCCGCAGCGCTGAAGCCAAGCCCGATGATGATTACGGTTGTCATCGCTGCCACGAGCTGGATGGAGGTTGCGCGGATCGTCGAGGCCGAGGTCCGCTCCCTTCGCGAGCGCGAATTCGTCCAGGCCGGTCGCATGCTGGGCTTGAGCGGAACCCATATCATGTTCCGCGAAATCCTTCCCAACGCCATCGGCCCGATCATCGTCGCGGCCACTTTGACCGTCGCCCGCGCGATCCTCATGGAGGCCTATATCAGCTTCCTCGGCTATGGAATTCAGCCGCCGCTGCCCAGTTGGGGAAACATGCTGAACGGCGCGCAACAGTATCTGGGTAGCGCCCCGTGGTTGGCGATCATTCCGGGTGCCGCCATTACCATCGCGGTAACCAGCTTCAACTTCATCGGCGACGGCCTCAGGGATGCGCTCGATGTTCGCGGTGATCACACCTGAGGGAAATGGGTCCGTCCGATGGCGGCAGCTTCGGGGAAAGGCTCGCTCTTCGCGGGGTTCGCAAAGGGGGAAGCGTAGCTGCCGCCACACTTGATCGAACCATATTGGGCGAACGCCCCTGTTTTCCCAGAAACCTCAGAAGGCTTTGGCCGAACGCAACGAGAAGTCAGTCTTATGGAAGACTCCAGAATCGCAGACAAGAATACGCCCTACTGGTGGGAAGAGGCGCCGGTCAAACCGCTGCCGCGGCAGCCGCTGGCCAAGAAGCTCGACGTCGCGATCATAGGCGCCGGATACGCCGGGTTATCGGCCGGGCTCGTTCTGGCGCGCGAGGGTCGGTCGGTCGCGGCCTTCGATGCGATGAACCCGGGCGAGGGCGCGTCGACGCGCAACGGCGGGATTACCAGCGGAAGCATTCGACCGGACTACGCCACGATTACGCGGCGCTTCGGCGAACAGAAGGCGATTGCAATCGAGGCGGAGGGCAAGATCGCCCGCGAATTCCTTTATGATTTCATCAGGACCGAAGGGCTCGATTGCGACTTCCAGCTGGTTGGCCAGTTCAAGGGCGTGATCGGATATGACGATTACGAGAAGACGGCCCGGAGCGCCGAAGTGCTGGCGAAGAGACTGGGGATCGAGGCCTTTGCAGTGCCGTACGCCGAACAGCGCAACTTCATCGGCACGGACTTCTATCGCGGCGGCATGGCGCGGATGGATATTGGCGGGCTGCACCCGGCCAAGTTCCACGCTGAGCTCCTGCGTGTGGCGCTGGCTTCGGGACTGACGGTCCATTCGCAGACCCACGTGCACTCTATAGAGAAAGACGGCTCAGGGTTCCGGGTCGTGACTTCGGCCGGAACGGTTCAGGCGCGGCAGGTCCTGGTCTGCACGAACGGCTATACTGACGGCGCGGTTCCCTTCTTGCGCCGCCGGCTTGTCCCGGTCCGCAGCCGGATCATTGTCACGGAGGAGCTTGCGCCAGAAGTGATGGCGCGGCTGATGCCGAAGCGAATGATGATGATTGAGGGCAGGCAGCTTGGGTTCTACTAC
Proteins encoded in this region:
- a CDS encoding ABC transporter permease, which produces MTAIVANSPHERWWNSRTAHRFMNHHLALIGMVMIAVLTLACVLGPYVLPYDSLYIDLRARFAPPFTGHHYMGTDPLGRDLAARLFMAGRVSLLVGFSAMLLSTLIGTLVGVLAGYRGGWIGTTLMRTVDGFLSFPSIFLVLALAAALKPSPMMITVVIAATSWMEVARIVEAEVRSLREREFVQAGRMLGLSGTHIMFREILPNAIGPIIVAATLTVARAILMEAYISFLGYGIQPPLPSWGNMLNGAQQYLGSAPWLAIIPGAAITIAVTSFNFIGDGLRDALDVRGDHT
- a CDS encoding ABC transporter permease, yielding MRGFLLNRLSQSLVLLLIVSVIGFVVLNLIPGGPLAQFGLDPSMTQDDLNRLKEQLGLNRPLWMQYLDWAWRLVQGDWGHSFRDGAPVLDVIGRHLVATLLLMGSSTVIAIAIGTWIGIRGATHRYSVFDYLATVGAMVALSIPTFWFGLVGIYVFSLRLGWLPAGNMYTIGDGSALNYLHHLIMPSIVLALVHVAIWSRYMRTATLDVISQEFVKTARAKGLSERRILMKHVVGNALLPMITLAGMQLPSVLTGALVTETVFTWPGMGRLFLDSLGYSDYPVVMGLLMFSAILVVLCNLIADIVVAIIDPRIRLS
- a CDS encoding NAD(P)/FAD-dependent oxidoreductase; translation: MEDSRIADKNTPYWWEEAPVKPLPRQPLAKKLDVAIIGAGYAGLSAGLVLAREGRSVAAFDAMNPGEGASTRNGGITSGSIRPDYATITRRFGEQKAIAIEAEGKIAREFLYDFIRTEGLDCDFQLVGQFKGVIGYDDYEKTARSAEVLAKRLGIEAFAVPYAEQRNFIGTDFYRGGMARMDIGGLHPAKFHAELLRVALASGLTVHSQTHVHSIEKDGSGFRVVTSAGTVQARQVLVCTNGYTDGAVPFLRRRLVPVRSRIIVTEELAPEVMARLMPKRMMMIEGRQLGFYYRPTPDGKRILLGGRDSSRAGDPAAPKLFLRRGLVNLFPELENVRLSHTWFGNVAMHRDMLPRIFEKGGVVYATGFCGSGVVWAPWIGTRAAHKLMGHGEQARTAFDFRPPAFIPLYRGNPWFMPAIIQGYRMQDRIALFRARR